The Daphnia carinata strain CSIRO-1 chromosome 2, CSIRO_AGI_Dcar_HiC_V3, whole genome shotgun sequence genome has a segment encoding these proteins:
- the LOC130687057 gene encoding MYND-type zinc finger-containing chromatin reader ZMYND8-like isoform X2 has protein sequence MNSTEVDGVTNESSIDRVMEDVDLIPNRLNSELREPADNVASTCESSNILSHSENSPELNGDSKDHLDDEVQSLHIAEDVDVDSAEEGEEVEDEEMPELIDSDGAGNQRPGKDDSTAGETSDDEEAPPGLMANHGSMLKDECKNVDSVSSYFETEQHEDDLQGHNGKGDQNQNKLQGTPSAALRRSSRTKLPVSPSPNDVPSTVGRTTRSQINPEIIAKQKSFMHKYQIAVKSSMDSYVRSATSDVEHVKVEHQATKRKWEDTGGLDSANSPHSSPVQDKKSKKLIANTPSTTKVGSHFMELQSKSFTRHDTFCWACHMDGQVLECRQCPRVFHQRCVQLQSPIPPKWVCTECGSVRNAEKHNLLDMDQLSVMLNFAMERIKSVADAQPFFKPVDTEEFPHYTEYIVCPVDISQLEEKISRKSYASTRAFLADFRWILHNCIIFNSSHSKLTSTARTLMKVCKHEMAEIDTCADCYVHAHTKRETWFLEPCRRPHLLLWAKLKGFPHWPAKAMKANKEGNVDVRFFGAHDRAWVPAKDCFLYSREMPMQLKNQRKANLIASVEEVDEHIKKLIERYGSFTYPAPRTAYNPSKEDEQLQQLIPGYKVSEHSQSSRCKSDRVGESGETESMNSDSDAGDALDNDLAPHSDLPEGDRTEDHSEGRNFLAMLQLAPRSSAEAATPRTVTPTSTSTSASPTPSQSMTPVTVSKVATPNTTPPVTLKSKNSKTTRVSTPKVSSGETADDLPIRTKPASINDNSSSEANCEIIKIANPNPSSPLRRSSTSKEMLPVKTEPVENDEEDDASSTTGSKTCSISLAIDNVVGNYKPPVVIKPKPEISAKSTLKSVSKPNPSKPPGSKPSTQKFRSTPKTMQNRPSSVKMMPTSKTNAKTNRRLVGDEEEEELDPAMYLDPTITITLINSDEKKATSKHVSDVASASSISSSDLQALNALGENVSITVVPKRKVGPTPTGGSRSKENEAVEQPMVIEVDPVALQKAKAPTQTAKARKSFPAKTRPSGHSGQAPVQKSSQKHATPPMVSIPSRHLGMEIARPTTQQPPSSRIPSITVRPVTQLPASQPSIILQPGSTDTSSINAIAAAMKQTNSSSSTATSSTGNNTLTLNTMHTVGPESGFGTGGLLLTFNRTTPAFAAAASATPSAAQALIQSKGDCGSLTAQLTSRTQQISEMVRNTLETLMQEMSSAGNLEATIVQLQMDLERSRSLHQQEIAEMKKTLEAQQSSAEVEKQRALADLRRQLETDKQKAIEEIKKKQWCAHCSQEAIFYCCWNTAYCDYPCQQAHWPKHMATCANANQNTEADVTEGEACSTSLESKTPSPQKSIAAVNGSPSQSRKITSIVKTGQHTSLPTDLGYTVLTSSDMSLTTSPSNTVGLRVQPITGAQ, from the exons ATGAACAGCACTGAAGTTGATGGTGTCACCAATGAATCCTCGATTGACAGAGTCATGGAGGATGTTGATTTAATACCCAACAGACTGAATAGTGAACTTAGGGAGCCTGCAGATAATGTGGCCTCAACCTGTGAAAGTTCGAACATCCTTTCACACTCTGAAAATTCTCCTGAACTGAATGGAGATAGCAAGGACCACCTTGATGATGAAGTACAAAGTCTGCATATAGCAGAGGATGTTGATGTAGATAGTGCAGAGGAAGGTGAAGAAGTAGAGGATGAAGAAATGCCAGAATTAATAGATTCAGATGGTGCTGGAAATCAAAGGCCTGGAAAGGATGACTCCACAGCAGGAGAAACATCAGATGATGAGGAAGCACCACCAGGACTGATGGCTAACCATGGTTCAATGCTGAAGGATGAGTGCAAGAATGTTGATAGTGTTTCAAGTTATTTCGAAACAGAACAACATGAAGATGATCTGCAGGGCCATAATGGTAAAGGAGATCAAAACCAAAA CAAGCTACAAGGTACCCCATCTGCAGCCCTAAGGAGATCCAGCAGGACTAAGTTACCTGTTAGCCCATCTCCAAACGATGTCCCGTCTACTGTGGGACGCACTACACGGTCACAAATCAATCCTGAAATAATCGCAAAGCAAAA GTCTTTCATGCACAAATACCAAATTGCTGTAAAAAGCTCGATGGACTCGTACGTCCGAAGTGCAACCAGTGATGTGGAGCATGTAAAAGTGGAACATCAAGCCACAAAGCGCAAATGGGAAGACACGGGGGGCTTGGATTCGGCTAATTCTCCGCATTCGTCTCCAGTCcaagacaaaaaaagcaaaaa ATTAATAGCAAATACCCCGTCGACGACTAAAGTTGGAAGTCACTTTATGGAATTGCAGAGCAAGTCGTTTACACGCCATGACACTTTTTGTTGGGCTTGCCACATGGATGGACAG GTACTAGAATGCCGACAGTGCCCTCGTGTGTTTCACCAACGATGCGTCCAGCTACAGTCTCCCATTCCACCCAAGTGGGTGTGTACGGAATGTGGTTCGGTGCGTAACGCCGAAAAGCATAACCTTCTTGACATGGATCAGCTATCCGTCATGCTCAATTTCGCGATGGAACGAATCAAGTCGGTGGCGGATGCGCAACCTTTCTTTAAACCGGTTGACACCGAAGAATTCCCTCACTACACTGAATACATCGTTTGTCCAGTGGACATCAGCCAGTTAGAGGAAAAAATTTCTCGGAAATCTTACGCTTCCACAAGAGCTTTCCTTGCTGATTTCCGATGGATCTTGCATAactgcatcattttcaattCGTCCCACTCAAAATTGACTAGTACAGCCAGAACATTAATGAAG GTGTGTAAGCACGAAATGGCTGAGATCGATACTTGTGCCGATTGCTATGTCCATGCTCACACCAAACGAGAAACCTGGTTTTTGGAACCCTGTCGTCGGCCTCATCTACTACTCTGGGCAAAACTTAAA GGGTTTCCACATTGGCCGGCTAAAGCGATGAAAGCCAATAAAGAAGGAAACGTGGATGTCCGTTTTTTTGGTGCGCATGATCGTGCCTGGGTGCCCGCAAAAGATTGCTTTTTGTATAG CCGCGAGATGCCCATGCAGTTAAAAAATCAGCGCAAGGCAAATTTAATCGCTTCAGTTGAAGAAGTTGACGAGCACATTAAAAAGCTTATTGAACGCTACGGGTCCTTTACGTACCCGGCACCACGCACAGCATACAATCCAAGCAAAGAAGACGAGCAATTGCAACAACTTATTCCTGG ctACAAAGTGTCAGAACATTCGCAAAGCTCGCGATGCAAATCTGATAGAGTAGGAGAATCTGGTGAAACAGAATCAATGAACTCTGATTCAGATGCAGGAGATGCTCTTGATAACGACCTAGCCCCTCACAGTGACCTGCCCGAAGGGGACCGGACGGAAGATCATTCTGAAGGTCGAAACTTCTTGGCCATGTTACAGCTTGCGCCCCGTTCTTCTGCCGAAGCTGCCACTCCAAGAACTGTAACTCCCACTTCAACTTCAACTTCCGCATCACCAACCCCGAGCCAGAGCATGACTCCTGTAACGGTCTCCAAGGTAGCAACTCCCAACACAACACCCCCTGTTACCCTAAAG AGcaaaaatagtaaaacaacCCGTGTTTCCACACCCAAAGTGAGTAGTGGAGAAACGGCGGATGATTTGCCGATACGAACTAAGCCTGCATCTATCAACGACAATAGTAGCAGCGAAGCCAATTGTGAAATTATCAAAATAGCTAATCCTAATCCTTCTTCG CCACTACGAAGGTCATCGACATCGAAGGAAATGTTACCGGTTAAAACGGAACCTGTTGAaaacgacgaagaagatgatgcTTCTTCTACAACAGGGTCCAAAACTTGTTCAATATCTTTAGCCATCGATAATGTTGTAGGCAACTACAAACCACCGGTGGTTATAAAACCTAAACCTGAAATATCAGCGAAATCTACACTGAAGTCTGTTAGTAAACCTAACCCCTCGAAACCGCCGGGCTCGAAACCGTCGACGCAAAAATTTAGATCCACGCCTAAAACAATGCAAAATCGTCCATCGTCTGTGAAAATGATGCCGACTTCTAAGACAAATGCCAAGACTAATAGGCGTTTGGTTGGAgatgaggaggaggaagaactCGACCCTGCCATGTACCTTGATCCTACGATTACGATCACATTGATAAACAGCGATGAGAAAAAAGCAACAAGCAAACATGTCAGTGACGTCGCAAGTGCTAGCTCTATTAGCTCCAGCGATCTTCAg GCTTTGAATGCTCTGGGAGAAAATGTATCCATCACTGTTGTCCCTAAACGAAAGGTGGGACCGACCCCAACAGGTGGGAGCAGGTCTAAGGAGAACGAAGCTGTAGAACAGCCTATGGTAATTGAAGTGGATCCAGTTGCACTTCAAAAGGCGAAAGCACCGACTCAAACGGCCAAGGCACGGAAGTCGTTCCCTGCTAAGACACGCCCAAGTGGCCATTCTGGCCAAGCACCAGTGCAAAAATCCTCACAGAAACATGCGACTCCTCCTATGGTGTCCATTCCCAGTCGCCATTTGGGTATGGAGATAGCTCGACCAACAACCCAGCAACCGCCATCATCCCGCATTCCGTCAATTACCGTCCGACCGGTGACACAATTGCCTGCGTCCCAACCTAGTATCATTCTTCAGCCAGGATCGACTGATACATCATCCATTAATGCCATCGCTGCTGCGATGAAACAAACGAATTCGTCATCATCAACGGCAACCAGCAGTACGGGAAACAATACGCTTACGCTAAATACAATGCACACCGTTGGGCCAGAATCAGGATTTGGCACTGGTGGACTGTTGCTCACATTTAATCGCACTACACCGGCATTTGCCGCAGCAGCCAGCGCGACCCCATCGGCTGCTCAGGCGCTCATCCAAAGCAAAGGGGATTGTGGATCGCTTACCGCCCAGCTAACTTCTAGAACACAGCAAATTTCGGAGATG GTGCGCAATACATTGGAGACATTGATGCAGGAGATGAGTTCTGCAGGGAACTTAGAAGCAACAATCGTTCAGTTACAAATGGATCTAGAACGTTCTCGTTCATTACACCAACAGGAGATtgctgaaatgaaaaagaccCTAGAAGCTCAACAATCGTCTGCCGAGGTAGAAAAGCAGCGAGCCCTAGCTGACCTACGGCGTCAACTCGAAACAGACAAGCAGAAAGCGATTgaagaaatcaagaaaaagcAGTGGTGCGCCCATTGCAGTCAAGAAGCGATTTTTTATTG TTGTTGGAACACAGCGTACTGCGACTACCCCTGCCAGCAAGCCCATTGGCCAAAGCATATGGCTACCTGTGCCAACGCTAATCAGAATACGGAAGCAGATGTCACAGAAGGGGAAGCTTGCAGTACTTCTTTAGAATCCAAAACTCCTTCTCCACAAAAGTCGATTGCG GCTGTGAACGGGTCTCCTAGCCAAAGTAGAAAGATCACCTCTATAGTCAAGACTGGCCAGCATACTTCATTACCTACTGATCTGGGTTACACAGTTCTGACCTCTTCGGATATGTCCTTGACTACCTCGCCGAGTAACACTGTTGGATTACGTGTCCAGCCAATTACTGGAGCACA GTAA
- the LOC130687057 gene encoding MYND-type zinc finger-containing chromatin reader ZMYND8-like isoform X1, producing MNSTEVDGVTNESSIDRVMEDVDLIPNRLNSELREPADNVASTCESSNILSHSENSPELNGDSKDHLDDEVQSLHIAEDVDVDSAEEGEEVEDEEMPELIDSDGAGNQRPGKDDSTAGETSDDEEAPPGLMANHGSMLKDECKNVDSVSSYFETEQHEDDLQGHNGKGDQNQNSKLQGTPSAALRRSSRTKLPVSPSPNDVPSTVGRTTRSQINPEIIAKQKSFMHKYQIAVKSSMDSYVRSATSDVEHVKVEHQATKRKWEDTGGLDSANSPHSSPVQDKKSKKLIANTPSTTKVGSHFMELQSKSFTRHDTFCWACHMDGQVLECRQCPRVFHQRCVQLQSPIPPKWVCTECGSVRNAEKHNLLDMDQLSVMLNFAMERIKSVADAQPFFKPVDTEEFPHYTEYIVCPVDISQLEEKISRKSYASTRAFLADFRWILHNCIIFNSSHSKLTSTARTLMKVCKHEMAEIDTCADCYVHAHTKRETWFLEPCRRPHLLLWAKLKGFPHWPAKAMKANKEGNVDVRFFGAHDRAWVPAKDCFLYSREMPMQLKNQRKANLIASVEEVDEHIKKLIERYGSFTYPAPRTAYNPSKEDEQLQQLIPGYKVSEHSQSSRCKSDRVGESGETESMNSDSDAGDALDNDLAPHSDLPEGDRTEDHSEGRNFLAMLQLAPRSSAEAATPRTVTPTSTSTSASPTPSQSMTPVTVSKVATPNTTPPVTLKSKNSKTTRVSTPKVSSGETADDLPIRTKPASINDNSSSEANCEIIKIANPNPSSPLRRSSTSKEMLPVKTEPVENDEEDDASSTTGSKTCSISLAIDNVVGNYKPPVVIKPKPEISAKSTLKSVSKPNPSKPPGSKPSTQKFRSTPKTMQNRPSSVKMMPTSKTNAKTNRRLVGDEEEEELDPAMYLDPTITITLINSDEKKATSKHVSDVASASSISSSDLQALNALGENVSITVVPKRKVGPTPTGGSRSKENEAVEQPMVIEVDPVALQKAKAPTQTAKARKSFPAKTRPSGHSGQAPVQKSSQKHATPPMVSIPSRHLGMEIARPTTQQPPSSRIPSITVRPVTQLPASQPSIILQPGSTDTSSINAIAAAMKQTNSSSSTATSSTGNNTLTLNTMHTVGPESGFGTGGLLLTFNRTTPAFAAAASATPSAAQALIQSKGDCGSLTAQLTSRTQQISEMVRNTLETLMQEMSSAGNLEATIVQLQMDLERSRSLHQQEIAEMKKTLEAQQSSAEVEKQRALADLRRQLETDKQKAIEEIKKKQWCAHCSQEAIFYCCWNTAYCDYPCQQAHWPKHMATCANANQNTEADVTEGEACSTSLESKTPSPQKSIAAVNGSPSQSRKITSIVKTGQHTSLPTDLGYTVLTSSDMSLTTSPSNTVGLRVQPITGAQ from the exons ATGAACAGCACTGAAGTTGATGGTGTCACCAATGAATCCTCGATTGACAGAGTCATGGAGGATGTTGATTTAATACCCAACAGACTGAATAGTGAACTTAGGGAGCCTGCAGATAATGTGGCCTCAACCTGTGAAAGTTCGAACATCCTTTCACACTCTGAAAATTCTCCTGAACTGAATGGAGATAGCAAGGACCACCTTGATGATGAAGTACAAAGTCTGCATATAGCAGAGGATGTTGATGTAGATAGTGCAGAGGAAGGTGAAGAAGTAGAGGATGAAGAAATGCCAGAATTAATAGATTCAGATGGTGCTGGAAATCAAAGGCCTGGAAAGGATGACTCCACAGCAGGAGAAACATCAGATGATGAGGAAGCACCACCAGGACTGATGGCTAACCATGGTTCAATGCTGAAGGATGAGTGCAAGAATGTTGATAGTGTTTCAAGTTATTTCGAAACAGAACAACATGAAGATGATCTGCAGGGCCATAATGGTAAAGGAGATCAAAACCAAAA CAGCAAGCTACAAGGTACCCCATCTGCAGCCCTAAGGAGATCCAGCAGGACTAAGTTACCTGTTAGCCCATCTCCAAACGATGTCCCGTCTACTGTGGGACGCACTACACGGTCACAAATCAATCCTGAAATAATCGCAAAGCAAAA GTCTTTCATGCACAAATACCAAATTGCTGTAAAAAGCTCGATGGACTCGTACGTCCGAAGTGCAACCAGTGATGTGGAGCATGTAAAAGTGGAACATCAAGCCACAAAGCGCAAATGGGAAGACACGGGGGGCTTGGATTCGGCTAATTCTCCGCATTCGTCTCCAGTCcaagacaaaaaaagcaaaaa ATTAATAGCAAATACCCCGTCGACGACTAAAGTTGGAAGTCACTTTATGGAATTGCAGAGCAAGTCGTTTACACGCCATGACACTTTTTGTTGGGCTTGCCACATGGATGGACAG GTACTAGAATGCCGACAGTGCCCTCGTGTGTTTCACCAACGATGCGTCCAGCTACAGTCTCCCATTCCACCCAAGTGGGTGTGTACGGAATGTGGTTCGGTGCGTAACGCCGAAAAGCATAACCTTCTTGACATGGATCAGCTATCCGTCATGCTCAATTTCGCGATGGAACGAATCAAGTCGGTGGCGGATGCGCAACCTTTCTTTAAACCGGTTGACACCGAAGAATTCCCTCACTACACTGAATACATCGTTTGTCCAGTGGACATCAGCCAGTTAGAGGAAAAAATTTCTCGGAAATCTTACGCTTCCACAAGAGCTTTCCTTGCTGATTTCCGATGGATCTTGCATAactgcatcattttcaattCGTCCCACTCAAAATTGACTAGTACAGCCAGAACATTAATGAAG GTGTGTAAGCACGAAATGGCTGAGATCGATACTTGTGCCGATTGCTATGTCCATGCTCACACCAAACGAGAAACCTGGTTTTTGGAACCCTGTCGTCGGCCTCATCTACTACTCTGGGCAAAACTTAAA GGGTTTCCACATTGGCCGGCTAAAGCGATGAAAGCCAATAAAGAAGGAAACGTGGATGTCCGTTTTTTTGGTGCGCATGATCGTGCCTGGGTGCCCGCAAAAGATTGCTTTTTGTATAG CCGCGAGATGCCCATGCAGTTAAAAAATCAGCGCAAGGCAAATTTAATCGCTTCAGTTGAAGAAGTTGACGAGCACATTAAAAAGCTTATTGAACGCTACGGGTCCTTTACGTACCCGGCACCACGCACAGCATACAATCCAAGCAAAGAAGACGAGCAATTGCAACAACTTATTCCTGG ctACAAAGTGTCAGAACATTCGCAAAGCTCGCGATGCAAATCTGATAGAGTAGGAGAATCTGGTGAAACAGAATCAATGAACTCTGATTCAGATGCAGGAGATGCTCTTGATAACGACCTAGCCCCTCACAGTGACCTGCCCGAAGGGGACCGGACGGAAGATCATTCTGAAGGTCGAAACTTCTTGGCCATGTTACAGCTTGCGCCCCGTTCTTCTGCCGAAGCTGCCACTCCAAGAACTGTAACTCCCACTTCAACTTCAACTTCCGCATCACCAACCCCGAGCCAGAGCATGACTCCTGTAACGGTCTCCAAGGTAGCAACTCCCAACACAACACCCCCTGTTACCCTAAAG AGcaaaaatagtaaaacaacCCGTGTTTCCACACCCAAAGTGAGTAGTGGAGAAACGGCGGATGATTTGCCGATACGAACTAAGCCTGCATCTATCAACGACAATAGTAGCAGCGAAGCCAATTGTGAAATTATCAAAATAGCTAATCCTAATCCTTCTTCG CCACTACGAAGGTCATCGACATCGAAGGAAATGTTACCGGTTAAAACGGAACCTGTTGAaaacgacgaagaagatgatgcTTCTTCTACAACAGGGTCCAAAACTTGTTCAATATCTTTAGCCATCGATAATGTTGTAGGCAACTACAAACCACCGGTGGTTATAAAACCTAAACCTGAAATATCAGCGAAATCTACACTGAAGTCTGTTAGTAAACCTAACCCCTCGAAACCGCCGGGCTCGAAACCGTCGACGCAAAAATTTAGATCCACGCCTAAAACAATGCAAAATCGTCCATCGTCTGTGAAAATGATGCCGACTTCTAAGACAAATGCCAAGACTAATAGGCGTTTGGTTGGAgatgaggaggaggaagaactCGACCCTGCCATGTACCTTGATCCTACGATTACGATCACATTGATAAACAGCGATGAGAAAAAAGCAACAAGCAAACATGTCAGTGACGTCGCAAGTGCTAGCTCTATTAGCTCCAGCGATCTTCAg GCTTTGAATGCTCTGGGAGAAAATGTATCCATCACTGTTGTCCCTAAACGAAAGGTGGGACCGACCCCAACAGGTGGGAGCAGGTCTAAGGAGAACGAAGCTGTAGAACAGCCTATGGTAATTGAAGTGGATCCAGTTGCACTTCAAAAGGCGAAAGCACCGACTCAAACGGCCAAGGCACGGAAGTCGTTCCCTGCTAAGACACGCCCAAGTGGCCATTCTGGCCAAGCACCAGTGCAAAAATCCTCACAGAAACATGCGACTCCTCCTATGGTGTCCATTCCCAGTCGCCATTTGGGTATGGAGATAGCTCGACCAACAACCCAGCAACCGCCATCATCCCGCATTCCGTCAATTACCGTCCGACCGGTGACACAATTGCCTGCGTCCCAACCTAGTATCATTCTTCAGCCAGGATCGACTGATACATCATCCATTAATGCCATCGCTGCTGCGATGAAACAAACGAATTCGTCATCATCAACGGCAACCAGCAGTACGGGAAACAATACGCTTACGCTAAATACAATGCACACCGTTGGGCCAGAATCAGGATTTGGCACTGGTGGACTGTTGCTCACATTTAATCGCACTACACCGGCATTTGCCGCAGCAGCCAGCGCGACCCCATCGGCTGCTCAGGCGCTCATCCAAAGCAAAGGGGATTGTGGATCGCTTACCGCCCAGCTAACTTCTAGAACACAGCAAATTTCGGAGATG GTGCGCAATACATTGGAGACATTGATGCAGGAGATGAGTTCTGCAGGGAACTTAGAAGCAACAATCGTTCAGTTACAAATGGATCTAGAACGTTCTCGTTCATTACACCAACAGGAGATtgctgaaatgaaaaagaccCTAGAAGCTCAACAATCGTCTGCCGAGGTAGAAAAGCAGCGAGCCCTAGCTGACCTACGGCGTCAACTCGAAACAGACAAGCAGAAAGCGATTgaagaaatcaagaaaaagcAGTGGTGCGCCCATTGCAGTCAAGAAGCGATTTTTTATTG TTGTTGGAACACAGCGTACTGCGACTACCCCTGCCAGCAAGCCCATTGGCCAAAGCATATGGCTACCTGTGCCAACGCTAATCAGAATACGGAAGCAGATGTCACAGAAGGGGAAGCTTGCAGTACTTCTTTAGAATCCAAAACTCCTTCTCCACAAAAGTCGATTGCG GCTGTGAACGGGTCTCCTAGCCAAAGTAGAAAGATCACCTCTATAGTCAAGACTGGCCAGCATACTTCATTACCTACTGATCTGGGTTACACAGTTCTGACCTCTTCGGATATGTCCTTGACTACCTCGCCGAGTAACACTGTTGGATTACGTGTCCAGCCAATTACTGGAGCACA GTAA
- the LOC130687059 gene encoding ribokinase-like: MALHQQAHIVVLGSFMTDVVSYVSHLPRVGETLCGSKLAICCGGKGANQAVSATRLGANTAIIGKLGNDSFGKSYLDALKKEQIITDFVCLTSEALTGLAQIIVEDSGQNSIVIVPGANNYLTAQDVNNSKDTLAKAKIMLSVLEIPREAVLTGLKLANELGVFTILNAAPAVENLEKDFYELADIFCVNETEAEMLIGQPVTSHDEALSAAHRLMGKGCKKHVLVTLGKQGALLLSRNGKNGFLEPVSVTAPEVKAIDTTGAGDCFLGALAYFLAYHPDFPLSKAVVNSCRVASKSVQKAGTQTSFPYRQELECDLFV; the protein is encoded by the exons atgGCACTGCATCAACAGGCACATATTGTTGTCTTGGGTTCATTCATGACAGATGTTGTAAG CTATGTCAGCCATCTGCCCAGAGTGGGTGAAACACTGTGTGGTTCTAAGCTTGCCATCTGTTGTGGAGGAAAAGGTGCCAACCAAGCTGTAAGTGCTACTCGACTTGGAGCAAATACTGCCATTATTGGGAAG TTAGGAAATGATTCGTTTGGAAAATCCTACTTGGATGCTCTTAAGAAAGAGCAAATTATTACTGACTTTGTGTGTCTCACATCTGAAGCTTTAACAG GGTTGGCTCAAATTATCGTCGAAGACAGCGGCCAGAATAGTATCGTCATTGTTCCTGGAGCAAATAATTATTTGACAGCTCAGGATGTGAATAATTCGAAGGACACGCTTGCCAAAGCCAAAATCATGCTTTCAGTTCTTGAAATTCCACGCGAAGCTGTTTTAACCGGGTTAAAACTGGCAAATGAGCTTGGAG TTTTCACAATATTAAATGCCGCCCCGGCTGTGGAAAATTTAGAGAAGGATTTCTATGAGCTCGCAGATATTTTCTGCGTCAACGAGACGGAG GCCGAAATGCTAATCGGTCAACCAGTTACAAGCCATGATGAAGCACTATCAGCAGCTCACCGTTTAATGGGAAAAGGATGCAAGAAACACGTACTCGTCACTCTGGGAAAACAAGGGGCCCTTCTGCTTTCAAGAAATGGCAAAAACGGCTTCCTCGAGCCTGTGTCTGTTACAGCTCCGGAGGTTAAAGCCATTGATACCACG gGTGCTGGAGATTGCTTTTTGGGAGCGCTTGCCTATTTCCTGGCTTATCATCCAGACTTCCCATTGAGTAAAGCGGTGGTAAATTCATGCCGTGTTGCGTCGAAGAGTGTTCAAAAGGCCGGCACTCAAACTAGTTTTCCTTACAGGCAAGAGCTTGAATGCGATTTATTCGTGTAA
- the LOC130687107 gene encoding immediate early response 3-interacting protein 1-like: MAFTLWGLIEASLLFFNAICILHEERFLAKVGWGGEQVQAYGSGPSVKLQMLNLMRSVRTVMRIPLIFINIVVILMKLVLG; the protein is encoded by the exons atggcaTTTACATTGTGGGGCTTGATAGAGgcttcacttcttttttttaatgctatcTGTATTTTACATGAAGAAAGATTTCTCGCAAAAG TTGGTTGGGGAGGAGAGCAAGTTCAGGCTTATGGAAGTGGACCAAGTGTCAAACTCCAAATGTTGAATCTGATGCGCTCTGTGAGGACTGTTATGAGGA TTCCATTGATATTCATAAACATAGTTGTCATCTTGATGAAATTGGTTCTTGGATGA